A window of the Citrus sinensis cultivar Valencia sweet orange chromosome 9, DVS_A1.0, whole genome shotgun sequence genome harbors these coding sequences:
- the LOC102623544 gene encoding glycosyltransferase BC10-like isoform X2, with the protein MKSVKAWRVGNVGDLQILPGSRHRPHLKRPMWIIVLVTMVVLFLVCAYMYPPHTRGACYVFSSRGCKFEWLPPSPVRELTDNEIASRVVIRDILNTPAVRSKNSKVAFLFLTPGPLPFEKLWDKFFHGHEGRFSVYVHASRDKPVHFSRYFINREIRSEQVVWGRISMVDAERRLLANALKDPDNQHFVLLSDSCVPLHDFDYVYNYLMYSNMSFIDCFEDPGPHGNGRYSEHMLPEVELKDFRKGAQWFTMKRQHALIVMADSLYYSKFRDYCKHGVDGKNCIADEHYLPTFFHMIDPGGIANRSVTHVDWSERKWHPKSYKRSDVSYDLLKNITSVYLSEHVTSDEQRTVLMRPCLWNGIRRPCYLFARKFRPDTLDNLLNLFSNYTTL; encoded by the exons ATGAAGTCGGTCAAAGCATGGCGTGTGGGCAACGTGGgagatttacaaattttaccCGGCTCTCGTCACCGGCCTCATTTGAAGAGACCGATGTGGATTATTGTGCTGGTTACGATGGTCGTTTTGTTTCTAGTTTGTGCTTATATGTATCCGCCTCACACTCGTGGTGCCTGTTATGTTTTCTCTTCGAGAGGTTGCAAATTTGAGTGGCTTCCGCCATCTCCTGTGAGGGAACTCACTGATAACGAGATCGCGTCTCGTGTTGTTATTAGAGATATTTTGAACACGCCTGCTGTTCGGTCAAAGAATTCTAAAGTTGCCTTTTTGTTCCTGACTCCTGGGCCGTTGCCTTTTGAGAAGTTGTGGGATAAGTTTTTTCAt GGTCATGAAGGCAGATTCTCAGTGTATGTGCATGCATCAAGAGATAAACCAGTGCATTTTAGCCGTTACTTTATTAATCGGGAAATTCGCAGTGAGCAG GTTGTTTGGGGAAGAATTTCGATGGTGGATGCAGAGAGACGGTTATTAGCAAATGCTTTAAAAGATCCTGATAATCAGCACTTTGTTTTACTTTCTGATAG TTGCGTACCATTGCATGATTTTGACTATGTCTACAACTATCTGATGTATTCCAATATGAGCTTCATTGACTG TTTTGAGGATCCTGGTCCACATGGAAACGGCAGGTATTCTGAACACATGTTGCCAGAAGTTGAGCTAAAGGACTTTAGAAAGGGTGCACAG TGGTTCACTATGAAGCGCCAGCATGCTCTGATAGTTATGGCTGACAGTCTTTACTACTCGAAATTCCGAGATTACTGCAAG CATGGTGTGGATGGGAAAAATTGCATTGCTGATGAACACTACCTACCAACCTTTTTCCAT ATGATTGATCCTGGTGGTATTGCCAACCGGTCAGTTACACATGTTGATTGGTCTGAACGGAAGTGGCATCCAAAATCATACAAGCGTTCAGATGTCTCTTATGATCTTCTGAAGAATATTACG TCGGTTTATCTAAGTGAGCATGTAACAAGTGATGAGCAG AGGACAGTGCTGATGCGGCCCTGCCTATGGAATGGTATCAGACGGCCATGTTACTTATTCGCTAGGAAATTCCGCCCGGACACACTTGATAACTTGTTGAACCTTTTCTCCAATTATACAACACTTTGa